A genome region from Streptomyces pratensis includes the following:
- a CDS encoding MFS transporter translates to MALGAVLRDRTALLCLTGLLVSGFGTSAMWLTAGIWVKSVTGSDSLAALAVCAMWAPVLAGPHLGAVADMVPRRLLLVTVNLVMAGVLASLLVVGPDHRIAVLFAVLFVYGVSGVLLDAAEAALVARAVGPRLLGDFNGLRTTANEGMKLLAPLAGAGLYARFGAGPVVLLDAVTFAVAALVFARLRVREPAVAARKVARRGGTAAGIRLLRGSAALRPLVYAGALTMLLAGINGAAVYAVVDTLGRPPAYAGVLYAFQGAGSVAIGLLAGPLLRRMPERVFAAAGIAVFAVAMAARPSAGGALAVAASTAIGAGLPCVLIAAMTAVQREAPDAVLGRTAAAANSLMAVPNAVALAGGAGLLAVTDVRLLLPAAALVGLVTAAWLGSARRGRASCAPGGPVPAPPDG, encoded by the coding sequence GTGGCGTTGGGCGCGGTGTTGCGGGATCGCACGGCCCTGCTCTGTCTCACAGGTCTGCTGGTGTCGGGGTTCGGTACGTCCGCTATGTGGCTGACCGCCGGGATCTGGGTCAAGTCGGTCACCGGGTCGGACAGTCTGGCCGCCCTGGCGGTGTGCGCGATGTGGGCGCCGGTTCTCGCGGGCCCGCACCTCGGGGCGGTGGCGGACATGGTGCCACGGAGGCTGCTCCTGGTCACGGTGAATCTGGTGATGGCGGGGGTGCTGGCCTCGCTCCTCGTCGTCGGTCCCGATCACCGGATCGCTGTGCTCTTCGCGGTCCTGTTCGTGTACGGGGTGAGCGGCGTGCTCCTGGACGCGGCGGAGGCCGCGCTCGTGGCGAGGGCAGTCGGTCCCCGGCTGCTGGGCGACTTCAACGGGCTGCGCACGACGGCGAACGAGGGCATGAAGCTGCTCGCGCCCCTCGCGGGCGCAGGCCTGTACGCGCGGTTCGGCGCGGGCCCCGTGGTGTTGCTGGACGCGGTGACGTTCGCCGTGGCAGCCCTGGTCTTCGCCCGGCTGCGGGTGCGGGAGCCGGCCGTGGCCGCCCGCAAGGTGGCACGGCGGGGCGGCACGGCGGCGGGGATCCGGCTGCTGCGCGGTTCGGCGGCCCTGCGCCCGCTGGTGTACGCCGGAGCGCTGACGATGCTGCTGGCGGGGATCAACGGGGCGGCGGTGTACGCAGTCGTCGACACGCTCGGCCGCCCACCGGCGTACGCCGGGGTGCTGTACGCGTTCCAGGGCGCGGGCTCCGTCGCGATCGGGCTGCTGGCCGGCCCACTCCTGCGCCGGATGCCGGAGCGGGTCTTCGCGGCGGCCGGGATCGCGGTGTTCGCGGTCGCCATGGCCGCGAGGCCATCGGCCGGTGGGGCGCTCGCCGTCGCGGCGAGCACGGCCATCGGTGCCGGTCTGCCGTGCGTACTCATCGCCGCGATGACCGCGGTGCAGCGGGAGGCCCCGGACGCCGTGCTCGGCCGCACGGCGGCGGCCGCCAACTCGCTGATGGCGGTTCCGAACGCGGTGGCGCTCGCGGGCGGGGCCGGGCTGCTCGCGGTGACGGACGTCAGGCTGCTCCTGCCGGCGGCAGCCCTGGTGGGTCTGGTCACGGCGGCCTGGCTGGGCTCGGCCCGGCGGGGACGCGCGTCGTGCGCTCCCGGCGGCCCGGTGCCTGCACCGCCCGATGGATGA
- a CDS encoding CGNR zinc finger domain-containing protein: MEPWAALELASTIRHDGEGGVTDELDTVQGLKRWIHQQRAVLDGHAPEGEGVVDEELRARVVDVRRAVRALFARAVSPVRPSPPDAHRLMPAEQAVARLNTAAALVPVVPQLVWPLQGPPSAHLSATRDDPHALLIAALARAAVDFLGGPQRERLRACTAPRCVRYFVQSHGRQEWCKPSCGNRARAARHYDRHHRTPDGPPAPP, from the coding sequence ATGGAGCCCTGGGCGGCACTGGAACTGGCGAGCACGATCCGCCACGACGGCGAGGGCGGTGTCACCGACGAACTGGACACCGTGCAGGGCCTGAAGCGCTGGATCCATCAGCAACGCGCCGTGCTGGACGGCCATGCACCCGAGGGCGAGGGCGTGGTCGACGAGGAGCTCAGGGCGCGTGTCGTCGACGTACGGCGGGCGGTGCGCGCGCTGTTCGCCCGCGCGGTCAGCCCCGTGCGGCCGAGCCCGCCCGACGCCCACCGGCTGATGCCTGCCGAACAGGCCGTGGCCCGCCTGAACACGGCCGCCGCACTGGTCCCGGTCGTGCCCCAGCTGGTCTGGCCGCTCCAAGGCCCCCCGAGTGCGCACCTGTCGGCGACACGGGACGACCCCCACGCCCTGCTGATCGCGGCCCTGGCCCGCGCGGCCGTCGACTTCCTCGGCGGTCCGCAGCGGGAGCGGCTCCGAGCCTGCACGGCGCCGCGCTGCGTCCGGTACTTCGTGCAGAGCCACGGCCGCCAGGAGTGGTGCAAGCCGTCCTGCGGGAACCGCGCCCGCGCGGCCCGTCACTACGACCGCCACCACCGGACGCCGGACGGACCGCCCGCCCCGCCCTGA
- a CDS encoding DNA-binding response regulator yields MRNEQVWSVQGDAELIARAGHLFESVDTEFLCAARDLRTWSQPEARAAVLKRTRAADSPGFTVRKLLSPVALADEEARAHLRLVRSKGALVRISGSPLPHETIIVDRRVMILAGRETPAGREYTVTASQNLVDGVHALLQAIWDNSLDLDAYLRSDVPRLDTDGRMILEALGSGLTDASAAGRLGVSLRTYRRRVAELMLTLEADSRFQAGLRAGELGLSR; encoded by the coding sequence GTGCGGAACGAACAGGTGTGGTCGGTCCAGGGCGACGCGGAGCTGATCGCGCGTGCCGGTCATCTCTTCGAGTCCGTGGACACCGAGTTCCTGTGCGCCGCCCGGGACCTCAGGACGTGGTCGCAGCCGGAGGCCAGGGCAGCGGTCCTGAAGCGGACGCGTGCGGCGGATTCCCCGGGCTTCACCGTCCGCAAGCTGCTCAGCCCGGTCGCACTCGCCGACGAGGAAGCCCGCGCGCACCTGCGTCTCGTGCGGAGCAAGGGAGCTCTCGTCCGGATCAGTGGCTCACCTCTGCCGCACGAGACCATCATCGTCGACCGGCGGGTGATGATCCTGGCCGGCCGGGAGACGCCGGCCGGCCGTGAGTACACGGTGACGGCCTCGCAGAATCTGGTCGACGGGGTCCACGCGCTCCTCCAGGCGATCTGGGACAACTCCCTGGACCTCGACGCCTACCTGCGCAGCGATGTCCCCCGTCTCGACACCGACGGCCGCATGATCCTCGAAGCCCTCGGGTCCGGACTGACCGACGCGTCGGCGGCCGGACGGCTCGGCGTGTCGCTGCGCACCTACCGGCGGCGCGTGGCCGAGTTGATGCTCACGCTCGAAGCCGATTCCCGCTTCCAGGCCGGCCTGCGTGCCGGTGAGCTGGGGCTGTCCCGCTGA
- a CDS encoding CBS domain-containing protein, giving the protein MTTAKDIMHTGAHWIPAHETLDRAAQMMRDHKVGALPVSADGEQDRMVGIITDRDIVIKCVASGHDPSNTTAGELCDGTPRWIESTADVDAVLEEMQSHRIRRLPVVEDKKLIGMISEADLALHLTDEQVAGWAEKVYTRT; this is encoded by the coding sequence ATGACCACGGCAAAGGACATCATGCACACCGGGGCCCACTGGATCCCCGCCCACGAGACGCTCGACCGCGCCGCCCAGATGATGCGGGACCACAAGGTGGGCGCGCTGCCCGTCTCCGCCGACGGGGAGCAGGACCGGATGGTCGGGATCATCACCGACCGCGACATCGTGATCAAGTGCGTGGCGTCGGGGCACGATCCGTCGAACACGACGGCGGGCGAGCTCTGCGACGGCACTCCGCGCTGGATCGAGTCGACGGCCGACGTGGACGCGGTGCTGGAGGAGATGCAGAGCCACCGGATCCGCCGGCTCCCGGTGGTCGAGGACAAGAAGCTGATCGGCATGATCAGTGAGGCCGACCTGGCCCTCCACCTCACGGACGAGCAGGTCGCCGGCTGGGCGGAGAAGGTCTACACCCGCACCTGA
- a CDS encoding DUF3105 domain-containing protein, with product MSFDRRTRMEQMRSADRARDRRTRVVAIGLSAAVVAGLLGLGSYMLLEKSEAKERTEGNQAQDSKQTEQTEQEKKKLAAEPIADEKTWDAKTLTRDHVTTEVKYPMEPPVGGNHNPAWLNCDGVVYEKAVRNVNAVHSLEHGAVWVTHSDKASGDDVGKLAQRVRSTPFSLMSPYEGQAGPIMLSAWGKQVTVDSADDPRVARFFARYVQGAQTPEPGAPCTGGIDG from the coding sequence ATGAGCTTCGACCGCAGGACCCGCATGGAGCAGATGCGCAGCGCCGACCGTGCGCGCGACCGCCGTACCCGGGTCGTCGCCATAGGCCTGAGCGCTGCCGTGGTCGCCGGCCTGCTCGGTCTCGGCTCGTACATGCTCCTGGAGAAGTCGGAGGCGAAGGAGAGGACCGAGGGGAACCAGGCCCAGGACTCCAAGCAGACCGAGCAGACCGAGCAGGAGAAGAAGAAGCTCGCCGCCGAGCCGATCGCCGACGAGAAGACGTGGGACGCGAAGACGCTGACCCGCGACCACGTCACGACCGAGGTGAAGTACCCGATGGAGCCCCCGGTGGGCGGGAACCACAATCCGGCCTGGCTGAACTGCGACGGCGTCGTATACGAGAAGGCCGTCCGGAACGTCAACGCAGTGCACTCCCTGGAGCACGGCGCGGTCTGGGTGACGCACAGCGACAAGGCCTCCGGGGACGACGTCGGCAAGCTCGCGCAGCGCGTCAGGAGCACCCCCTTCTCGCTGATGTCCCCGTACGAGGGCCAGGCGGGACCGATCATGCTCAGCGCCTGGGGCAAGCAGGTCACGGTGGACAGCGCCGACGACCCCCGGGTGGCCCGGTTCTTCGCGAGGTACGTCCAGGGCGCGCAGACTCCCGAGCCCGGCGCGCCCTGTACCGGCGGGATCGACGGGTGA
- a CDS encoding NAD+ synthase, translating into MPQLRLALNQIDATVGDLAGNSESIVHWTRHAAEQGAHLVAFPEMVLTGYPVEDLALRSSFVEASRKALRALAARLADEGFGELPVVVGYLDRSEHAATRYGQPAGSPRNAAAVLHRGGVALNFAKHHLPNYGVFDEFRYFVPGDSMPVVRVHGIDVALAICEDLWQDGGRVPAARAAGAGLLLSINASPYERDKDDTRLELVRKRAQEAGCTTAYLAMIGGQDELVFDGDSIVVDKDGEVMARAPQFAEGTVILDLDLPAAAAAAPSGVVNDGLRIDHVVLSGEPLPAYEPELAGGYAERLDDDEELYSALVVGLRAYAAKNGFSSVLIGLSGGIDSALVAAIACDALGAGNVYGISMPSKYSSDHSKNDAAELARRTGLNFRTVPIEPMFDAYMGSLGLTGLAEENLQSRLRGTMLMAVSNQEGQIVLAPGNKSELAVGYSTLYGDSVGAYGPIKDVYKTSVFRLAKWRNRAAEERGQIPPVPEASITKPPSAELRPDQVDSDSLPDYDVLDRILELYVDRDQGRDAIVAAGFDEALVTKTLRMVDTAEYKRRQYPPGTKISPKGFGKDRRLPITNRWRESG; encoded by the coding sequence GTGCCTCAACTACGTCTCGCACTCAATCAGATCGACGCGACCGTCGGAGACCTCGCCGGCAACTCCGAGTCGATCGTCCACTGGACCCGGCACGCCGCCGAGCAGGGCGCCCACCTGGTGGCGTTCCCCGAGATGGTGCTGACCGGATACCCCGTCGAGGACCTTGCGCTGCGGTCGTCCTTCGTCGAGGCCTCGCGGAAGGCACTGCGCGCGCTCGCCGCCCGTCTCGCCGACGAGGGCTTCGGAGAGCTGCCGGTCGTCGTCGGCTACCTCGACCGCTCCGAGCACGCCGCGACACGCTACGGCCAGCCGGCGGGATCCCCGCGCAACGCCGCCGCGGTGCTGCACCGCGGCGGCGTTGCGCTGAACTTCGCCAAGCACCACCTGCCCAACTACGGCGTCTTCGACGAGTTCCGGTACTTCGTGCCGGGCGACTCGATGCCCGTCGTGCGGGTGCACGGCATCGACGTGGCCCTCGCGATCTGCGAGGACCTCTGGCAGGACGGCGGCCGGGTCCCGGCGGCGCGCGCCGCCGGGGCCGGACTGCTGCTGTCGATCAACGCCTCGCCGTACGAGCGCGACAAGGACGACACCAGGCTGGAGCTGGTCCGCAAGCGGGCCCAGGAGGCCGGCTGCACGACGGCGTACCTGGCGATGATCGGCGGCCAGGACGAGCTGGTCTTCGACGGGGACTCGATCGTCGTCGACAAGGACGGCGAAGTCATGGCCCGGGCGCCCCAGTTCGCCGAGGGAACGGTGATCCTCGACCTGGACCTGCCGGCAGCTGCCGCCGCCGCGCCGTCCGGGGTCGTCAACGACGGGCTCCGGATCGACCACGTGGTTCTCAGCGGGGAGCCGCTGCCCGCCTACGAGCCCGAGCTGGCCGGCGGATACGCCGAGCGGCTGGACGACGACGAGGAGCTGTACTCGGCGCTGGTCGTGGGCCTGCGCGCGTACGCCGCGAAGAACGGTTTCAGCAGCGTCCTGATCGGGCTCTCCGGCGGTATCGACTCCGCGCTCGTCGCGGCCATCGCCTGCGACGCGCTGGGGGCCGGGAACGTGTACGGCATCTCGATGCCGTCGAAGTACTCCTCGGACCACTCCAAGAACGACGCGGCGGAGCTGGCACGGCGTACGGGGCTGAACTTCCGCACCGTACCGATCGAGCCGATGTTCGACGCGTACATGGGGTCACTGGGGCTCACCGGGCTGGCCGAGGAGAACCTCCAGTCGCGGCTGCGCGGCACGATGCTGATGGCCGTCTCCAACCAGGAGGGCCAGATCGTGCTCGCGCCGGGCAACAAGTCCGAGCTGGCGGTGGGCTATTCCACGCTCTACGGGGACTCCGTCGGCGCCTACGGGCCGATCAAGGACGTGTACAAGACGTCGGTCTTCCGCCTCGCGAAGTGGCGCAACCGGGCCGCCGAGGAACGCGGGCAGATACCCCCCGTCCCGGAGGCGTCCATCACCAAACCCCCGAGCGCCGAACTGCGCCCGGACCAGGTGGACTCGGACTCGCTGCCGGACTACGACGTGCTGGACCGGATCCTGGAGCTGTACGTCGACCGGGACCAGGGCCGGGACGCGATCGTCGCGGCAGGGTTCGACGAGGCGCTGGTGACGAAGACGCTGAGGATGGTGGACACGGCGGAGTACAAGCGCCGGCAGTACCCGCCGGGCACGAAGATCTCGCCGAAGGGCTTCGGCAAGGACCGCCGGCTCCCGATCACGAACCGGTGGCGGGAGTCCGGCTGA
- a CDS encoding DUF305 domain-containing protein, producing the protein MSAPLPRRTRWVAGSAVALALLFAGAATVASARGDGAPPAPDTPSAESADAGFARDMAVHHQQAVEMSFIVRDVTSDEDVRRLAYDIANTQANQRGMLLGWLDLWELPKTAPEGQGPMAWMADGGHSGHDMKGMDQDGALMPGMATRTELKQLGAADGEQAEVLFLQLMTDHHEGGVAMARGCAEQCTVPVEKRLAQGMVEAQQSELDLMADMLAARGAAPRP; encoded by the coding sequence GTGAGCGCGCCCCTCCCCCGGCGTACGCGCTGGGTGGCCGGCTCAGCCGTAGCGCTGGCCCTGCTGTTCGCGGGCGCCGCGACGGTCGCCTCGGCACGTGGGGACGGGGCGCCGCCCGCGCCTGACACGCCCTCGGCGGAGTCCGCGGACGCGGGCTTCGCGCGGGACATGGCCGTCCACCACCAGCAGGCCGTGGAGATGTCGTTCATCGTGCGGGACGTGACGAGCGACGAGGACGTGCGGCGGCTCGCATACGACATCGCCAACACGCAGGCGAACCAGCGGGGCATGCTGCTCGGCTGGCTGGACCTGTGGGAGCTTCCGAAGACGGCGCCCGAAGGACAGGGCCCGATGGCCTGGATGGCGGACGGCGGCCACAGCGGCCACGACATGAAGGGCATGGACCAGGACGGGGCCCTCATGCCCGGCATGGCGACCAGGACCGAGCTGAAACAGCTGGGTGCGGCCGACGGCGAGCAGGCCGAGGTCCTCTTCCTGCAACTGATGACCGACCACCACGAGGGCGGCGTCGCGATGGCCCGCGGCTGCGCCGAGCAGTGCACGGTGCCGGTGGAGAAGCGTCTGGCCCAGGGCATGGTCGAGGCCCAGCAGTCCGAGCTGGATCTGATGGCGGACATGCTCGCGGCACGCGGGGCGGCGCCACGCCCCTGA
- a CDS encoding oxidoreductase: MTTKTFSLGGDLTVNRLGFGAMRLAAGTFDGPARDPANGVAVLRRAVELGVNHIDTAGFYGRGAVRANELIRTALAPYRDGLVIATKVGPLRGPTGVPSGQATPDRLRGLVEEDLRVLGLDRLDLVYLRVGGTTGPGGEPVAERFAVLAELREEGLIRHLGVSNVDAAQFAEAREVAPVVAVQNHHSDDMELLTLCEETGTAYVPFFPLGGGSTPLDTARLGKVAARLGATTSQVALASLLAASPSVLAIPGTGSLDHLKENLAADELVLGDEDLADLRG, translated from the coding sequence ATGACGACCAAGACCTTCTCCCTCGGCGGGGACCTCACCGTCAACCGGCTCGGCTTCGGCGCGATGCGCCTGGCGGCGGGCACCTTCGACGGCCCGGCACGCGACCCGGCGAACGGCGTCGCCGTGCTCCGGCGCGCCGTCGAACTGGGCGTGAACCACATCGATACCGCCGGCTTCTACGGCAGAGGTGCGGTGCGTGCCAACGAGCTGATCCGTACGGCGCTCGCCCCTTACCGTGACGGCCTGGTGATCGCGACGAAGGTCGGGCCGCTGCGTGGCCCGACCGGCGTGCCGAGCGGGCAGGCGACGCCCGACCGGTTGCGGGGCCTGGTCGAGGAGGATCTGCGCGTGCTGGGGCTGGACCGGCTCGACCTGGTCTACCTGCGGGTGGGCGGGACGACCGGGCCGGGGGGAGAGCCGGTCGCCGAACGGTTCGCCGTTCTGGCGGAGCTCCGGGAGGAGGGGCTGATCCGCCACCTGGGCGTCAGCAACGTCGACGCCGCCCAGTTCGCCGAAGCCAGGGAGGTCGCGCCCGTCGTGGCGGTGCAGAACCATCACAGCGACGACATGGAGCTGCTCACGCTGTGTGAAGAGACGGGTACGGCGTACGTGCCGTTCTTCCCGCTCGGCGGTGGAAGCACTCCGCTCGACACGGCGCGGCTCGGCAAAGTGGCGGCCCGTCTGGGTGCGACCACCTCACAGGTCGCGCTCGCCTCGCTGCTGGCGGCGTCGCCGTCGGTCCTGGCGATTCCGGGCACCGGGTCCCTCGATCATCTGAAGGAGAACCTCGCGGCGGACGAGCTCGTCCTCGGCGACGAGGACCTGGCCGACCTTCGCGGCTGA
- the glnA gene encoding type I glutamate--ammonia ligase, with amino-acid sequence MDKQQEFVLRTLEERDIRFVRLWFTDVLGYLKSVAVAPAELEQAFDEGIGFDGSAIEGFARVYESDMIAKPDPGTFQILPWRAEAPGTARMFCDILMPDGSPSFADPRFVLKRILAKTSDLGFTFYTHPEIEFFLLKNKPVDGSRPTPADSSGYFDHTPQNVGMDFRRQAITMLESMGISVEFSHHEGAPGQQEIDLRYADALSTADNIMTFRLVMKQVALEQGVQATFMPKPFSEYPGSGMHTHLSLFEGDRNAFYESGAEYQLSKVGRSFIAGLLKHAAEISAVTNQWVNSYKRIWGGSSRSAGAGGEAPSYICWGHNNRSALIRVPMYKPGKTGSARVEVRSIDSGANPYLTYAVLLAAGLKGIEEGYELPAGADDDVWALSDSERRAMGIEPLPQNLGEAISLMEKSELVAETLGEHVFDFFLRNKKQEWEEYRSEVTAFELKNLLPVL; translated from the coding sequence ATGGACAAGCAGCAGGAATTCGTCCTCAGGACGCTTGAGGAGCGCGACATCCGCTTCGTACGGCTGTGGTTCACCGATGTTCTCGGTTACCTCAAGTCCGTCGCCGTGGCCCCGGCCGAGCTCGAACAGGCCTTTGACGAGGGAATCGGCTTCGACGGCTCCGCGATCGAGGGCTTCGCCCGTGTATACGAATCGGACATGATCGCCAAGCCGGACCCCGGTACGTTCCAGATCCTCCCGTGGCGCGCGGAGGCCCCGGGGACGGCCCGGATGTTCTGCGACATCCTGATGCCCGACGGCTCGCCCTCCTTCGCGGACCCGCGCTTCGTCCTCAAGCGCATCCTGGCGAAGACCTCCGACCTGGGCTTCACCTTCTACACCCACCCGGAGATCGAGTTCTTCCTGCTGAAGAACAAGCCGGTCGACGGCAGCCGCCCCACCCCGGCCGACAGCTCCGGCTACTTCGACCACACCCCGCAGAACGTCGGCATGGACTTCCGCCGCCAGGCGATCACCATGCTCGAGTCGATGGGCATCTCGGTCGAGTTCAGCCACCACGAGGGCGCCCCCGGCCAGCAGGAGATCGACCTCCGCTACGCGGACGCGCTCTCGACCGCCGACAACATCATGACCTTCCGCCTGGTCATGAAGCAGGTCGCGCTGGAGCAGGGCGTGCAGGCCACCTTCATGCCGAAGCCGTTCTCGGAGTACCCGGGCTCGGGCATGCACACCCACCTCTCCCTCTTCGAGGGCGACCGCAACGCCTTCTACGAGTCGGGCGCCGAGTACCAGCTGTCGAAGGTGGGCCGGTCCTTCATCGCGGGCCTGCTCAAGCACGCCGCGGAGATCTCCGCCGTGACGAACCAGTGGGTCAACTCGTACAAGCGCATCTGGGGCGGCTCCAGCCGCTCCGCGGGTGCCGGCGGCGAGGCACCCTCGTACATCTGCTGGGGCCACAACAACCGCTCCGCGCTGATCCGCGTCCCGATGTACAAGCCCGGCAAGACCGGCTCGGCCCGCGTGGAGGTCCGCTCCATCGACTCCGGCGCCAACCCCTACCTGACCTACGCGGTGCTGCTCGCAGCGGGCCTCAAGGGCATCGAGGAGGGCTACGAGCTCCCGGCCGGCGCCGACGACGACGTCTGGGCCCTGTCCGACTCGGAGCGCCGTGCGATGGGCATCGAGCCGCTGCCGCAGAACCTGGGCGAGGCGATCTCGCTGATGGAGAAGAGCGAGCTGGTCGCGGAGACGCTCGGTGAGCACGTCTTCGACTTCTTCCTGCGCAACAAGAAGCAGGAGTGGGAGGAGTACCGCAGCGAGGTCACGGCCTTCGAGCTGAAGAACCTGCTGCCTGTGCTTTAA
- a CDS encoding MFS transporter has protein sequence MDLATRRRRTALFLFFLMPGLAISSWVTRTPDIRDQLGASTAQMGLVLFGLSVGSMLGILGSGALVARFGTRPVMGVGTALVILSMVVIGWGAMLSSAPTVTAGLFLFGAGMGGGEAPVNIDGAEVEQIIGRTVLPTLHGFFSLGTVVGATVGILLTAIDFPVQWHLTATAVIAAGMFTYAFRAIPASVGRTKGPVAAGGSTTPPRAAVWKDRRLLLIGGIILAMALAEGAANDWLPLLMVDGHGVDPALGSAVYAGFAAAMTIGRFGGGLFIDRFGRAPVVRASALSAALGLTLVIFADSPVLAGAAVLFWGLGASLGFPVALSAAGDSGPDSAARVSLVAMIGYIAFLVGPPGLGFLGDHYGLRSAMIVVLAFVAVAVFLAPAIGNRRTTQPEVHTARLNTPDAEQPARGE, from the coding sequence ATGGACCTGGCCACCCGTCGCCGCCGAACAGCGTTGTTCCTCTTCTTCCTCATGCCCGGCTTGGCGATCTCCTCCTGGGTGACGCGGACGCCGGACATCCGCGACCAACTGGGCGCTTCCACGGCCCAGATGGGGCTCGTGCTGTTCGGCCTGTCCGTCGGCTCGATGCTCGGCATCCTCGGCTCCGGGGCCCTGGTGGCACGGTTCGGCACCAGGCCGGTCATGGGCGTGGGCACGGCGCTGGTCATCCTCAGCATGGTGGTCATCGGCTGGGGGGCCATGCTCTCCTCGGCCCCCACCGTCACCGCCGGACTCTTCCTCTTCGGCGCCGGAATGGGCGGCGGCGAGGCGCCGGTCAACATCGACGGCGCCGAGGTCGAACAGATCATCGGCCGGACCGTGCTGCCCACCCTGCACGGCTTCTTCAGCCTCGGCACGGTCGTGGGGGCCACGGTCGGCATTCTGCTCACCGCCATCGATTTCCCGGTGCAGTGGCACCTGACCGCGACAGCCGTCATCGCCGCCGGGATGTTCACCTACGCCTTCCGCGCCATCCCCGCCTCCGTCGGCAGGACCAAGGGGCCCGTGGCCGCCGGTGGCAGCACCACGCCGCCGCGTGCGGCGGTGTGGAAGGACAGGCGGCTGCTGCTGATCGGCGGGATCATCCTCGCCATGGCGCTGGCGGAGGGCGCCGCCAACGACTGGCTGCCGCTGCTCATGGTCGATGGCCACGGCGTCGACCCGGCCCTGGGATCGGCCGTCTACGCGGGCTTCGCAGCCGCCATGACGATCGGCCGCTTCGGCGGCGGTCTCTTCATCGACCGCTTCGGACGCGCCCCCGTGGTCCGGGCCAGCGCGCTTTCCGCCGCCCTCGGGCTCACGCTCGTGATCTTCGCCGACTCCCCCGTCCTCGCGGGCGCCGCGGTGCTCTTCTGGGGCCTGGGAGCCTCACTCGGCTTCCCCGTCGCGCTGTCGGCGGCCGGCGACTCGGGCCCCGACTCGGCCGCGCGCGTCAGCCTGGTGGCGATGATCGGCTACATCGCCTTCCTCGTCGGACCCCCCGGCCTCGGCTTCCTCGGCGACCACTACGGCCTGCGCTCCGCCATGATCGTCGTCCTTGCGTTCGTCGCCGTGGCGGTCTTCCTCGCCCCGGCCATCGGCAACCGGCGCACCACGCAGCCGGAGGTGCACACGGCACGGCTGAACACCCCGGACGCCGAGCAGCCGGCGCGGGGCGAGTGA
- a CDS encoding GntR family transcriptional regulator, with amino-acid sequence MATEGAKRQPKYQRIADALRDAIQAGRYSPGDRLPGENDVMAEHGVARMTARQALGVLQSEGIAESRPGAGVFVRSFRPLRRQGIKRLARSQWGEGRSIWEVETGDRTLVVDKADVTEEPAPDRIAGVLGIAPGDAVCVRRRRFVLDGKPILLATSYLPASLVAGSAVTRKDTGPGGTYARLAELGAEPVHFREEVRSRMPSSAEADELELSAGTPVMLICRTAFAGEGRPVEVNEMTLDSASYILEYDFDA; translated from the coding sequence ATGGCCACCGAAGGCGCCAAGCGGCAGCCGAAGTACCAGCGGATCGCTGATGCGCTGAGGGATGCCATCCAGGCAGGGCGGTACAGCCCTGGCGACCGGCTGCCGGGCGAGAACGATGTGATGGCCGAACATGGCGTGGCCCGCATGACCGCCCGGCAGGCTCTCGGTGTCCTGCAGAGCGAGGGCATTGCCGAGTCCCGGCCGGGCGCAGGGGTTTTCGTACGCTCCTTCCGCCCGTTGCGGCGACAGGGGATCAAGCGTCTGGCCCGGTCGCAGTGGGGCGAGGGCCGTTCGATCTGGGAGGTGGAGACGGGCGACCGCACCCTCGTCGTGGACAAGGCGGATGTCACCGAGGAGCCGGCGCCGGACCGCATCGCCGGAGTTCTGGGGATCGCGCCGGGGGATGCCGTCTGCGTCCGCCGTCGTCGCTTCGTCCTGGACGGCAAGCCGATCCTGCTGGCCACCTCGTACCTCCCCGCCTCCCTGGTCGCGGGATCCGCGGTCACCCGGAAGGACACGGGACCCGGAGGTACGTATGCGCGACTCGCCGAACTCGGCGCCGAGCCCGTCCACTTCCGGGAGGAGGTTCGCTCGCGCATGCCCTCCAGTGCTGAGGCCGACGAACTGGAACTCTCGGCAGGTACTCCCGTGATGCTGATCTGCCGTACGGCGTTCGCCGGCGAAGGCCGCCCCGTCGAGGTGAACGAGATGACGCTCGACTCCGCGTCCTACATCCTTGAGTACGACTTCGACGCGTAA